GGGCTACGTTGTGATTCACACCCGCGGGGGGCAACGCACCGAGTATCAGTTAGTCGTCACTGAATAGTGGTTTGGGTAAGTGGCTGGTAGTATGACTGCCAGCCACTTTCGGACGATAACGAGAGCGCCATGCGCCTAAAAAAATACCTTCTGGTTGGTAGTATTTCTGCACTGTTGATTGGTTTGACCGCTTGCGCAACCCCACTGCCCGAACACGATGTCTCCCCGAGTTATGCGATAGATGTGCCGGCCCATGGGTTGCTGAGCACCTATATGCGTCAACAACCGGTAGATGATCTGAAAAAATCCGGGTTCTACATGCTGGATCGCGGCGTGGACGCGTTGTCTGCGCGCCTGCAACTGATCGACATGACCGAGACCACCCTTGATCTGCAGTATTACATCTACAGCGGTGACGTCACTGGCGGGTTGATCGCGGAGCGGATACTCGCGGCGGCAGACCGGGGCGTACGCGTGCGCATACTACTGGATGACATCGGCAACAGCATGTCCGACAAGGCCGTGGCGACGCTCGACCGGCATACCAACATTGAACTGCGGTTGTTCAATCCGGTGAGTATGCGCAACAAGTGGTTCAAGTTGCCGAGTAAAATCGTTGAATTTGGCCGCATCAACAATCGTATGCATAACAAACTGATGGTCGCCGATAATCTGGCGATGATCACCGGTGGCCGTAACATCGGCGATGAGTATTACACGCTCAGCGAGCGGGATTTTCAGGATATAGATCTGCTGGGGATCGGTCCGATCAGTCAGGAGGCCTCAGAGAGCTTTGACGCTTTCTGGAATAGCCCGCTGTCGATTCCTGCCAGCGTGGTCTACGAGAATGCCAAGCAGGGTACTTTGAACCGTATGCGCAAGGGCTTGGCTTCACATCGCGAGCGCCAGGCACAGAAACCCTACATTCAAGCAATGGAGGGCTCCTCGTTCAGCAAGTCGCTGATTGAAGGGCGCCTGAAGCTGTACTGGGGCCACTCCGACTGGCTGGCGGATCCGCCGTCCAAGGCTGATGCTCACTCCCCGAACAGCGAAGATCCCTATCTGGCCCGTATTCTGGGAAATCACCTGCTGGACGTGCATTCCGAAGTCCTGATGAAGTCCGCTTATTTCATTCCCGGTCAACGGGGCGTTGAGGCGCTGACCGGCGTAGTAGCGCAGGGAGCTGATGTGTCGGTACTGACCAACTCATTGGCGACCACGGATGTTCTGGCAGTGCATAGCAGTTACGCGCCCTACCGAGTGCCTTTGCTCAAGGGCGGCGTCAAATTGTGGGAATTGCAGCCCATGGCAGCCAAGCAGTCGCGCCCCAATACTTTTATCAGTGAATCGGTGGCGAGCTTGCACGCCAAGAGCTTTGTGTTTGATCGCTACAAGCTTTTTATCGGCTCTATCAATATTGATCCGCGCTCCATTGAGCTGAATACGGAAGCTGGGGTGATGGTGTATCAGAAGGAGTTGTCCGAGAAGCTGGCTGAACTGTTCCAGCGCTGGACGGAGGATGATTACGCGTTCGAGCTGCGCCTGGGTCAGGGCGACAGACTTGAATGGCACACCAAGGATCAGACCTGGACCTCAGAGCCTGAGGCAGGACGAACCCGCCGTTTCATGTCCTGGATGCTTGATTGGTTGCCCATCGAGGATCAGTTATAACGCCTTCAGCGAGGCGGCGGTTTCTGCTCTTTGCCGCTGGCAGGGGCATCGGCCTGAGCCTGCATAGCAGGACGGGCCGGTGCTTGCTGGGCACGGTCCGCGATCGCCATGTGGGCCGACATCAGGGTGGCAGTGATAGTAATGGGCAGCATATATACGCGCATGAGCGGGCCTCACTGAAATAAACAAGAATCAATCTCAACTAGAGGCTAGCACCGCGTTTTGCTGACGGCAAGGTGCGGTTGAGAATTATTTTCATTTCAGAGCAGCGGACTCATAAAGAACATCGAGCGTTCCAGCATGCGAGCAGGTCTGCCGCGTTGCTGCCACTCCGTTCGCTCGACCGACTGGCTGGCGGCCGCGTAGGATTCCAGCAATGACTTGATCCCGGCACAGCTCTCTTTACCGAACAGTGCGACTGTCAGCTCGAAATTGAGCTGCAGGCTGCGAATATCCAGATTGAGGCTGCCGACCAACGCCAACTCGTCGTCCATCAACATGGCTTTGGTATGCAGCAGTCCGCCATCGAACTGTTTGATATCGGCCCCGGCTTCCAGCAGTAGCTCGAAATATGACCGGCTGGCCCAGTGCACCATCAGTGAGTCAACGCGCTTGGGCAATAAGACTGTGACCGCCACACCGCGCCGAGCGGCCTGGCAGAGTGCGTCGAAAATGGCCTCTGAGGGCACAAAGTAGGGCGTACTGATAACGATGCTGCGGTTTGCTCGGTAGATGCTCGACAGGACCGCCTGACCGATCATGTCTTCACCCACACCTGGGCCGGAGGGGATGATCGATAGCCAACTATTGCAGGCGTCAGGGGCGGGGTAGTAATCCGGCAGATTTCGCTGCCCGGTTTCTACTTCCCAATCCCAGGCAAAGACCTTCGCCAATCCAGTTGCCGCCTGGCCGTCCAGCCGCAGCATAACGTCAATCCAGGGAGCTGATTTTGATTTCCGTTTGAACAATAGCGGGTCGGCCATGTTCATCGAGCCGGTATAGGCGATCCGATCATCGATGATCAGCACCTTGCGGTGCATGCGCAGGTCAATGCGCTGAACCAGAGCACGCAATAACTTGACCGGCATGGCAGGTACCACTTCGATCCCGGCTTTGATCATCTTGTTACGCCATTTGGAGCGGAAAAACTGGCGGCTGCCGGCGTGGTCGATAAGCAGGCTGACTTTGACCCCACGCTGACTGGCTTCAATCAG
This genomic stretch from Halopseudomonas pelagia harbors:
- a CDS encoding phospholipase D family protein; amino-acid sequence: MRLKKYLLVGSISALLIGLTACATPLPEHDVSPSYAIDVPAHGLLSTYMRQQPVDDLKKSGFYMLDRGVDALSARLQLIDMTETTLDLQYYIYSGDVTGGLIAERILAAADRGVRVRILLDDIGNSMSDKAVATLDRHTNIELRLFNPVSMRNKWFKLPSKIVEFGRINNRMHNKLMVADNLAMITGGRNIGDEYYTLSERDFQDIDLLGIGPISQEASESFDAFWNSPLSIPASVVYENAKQGTLNRMRKGLASHRERQAQKPYIQAMEGSSFSKSLIEGRLKLYWGHSDWLADPPSKADAHSPNSEDPYLARILGNHLLDVHSEVLMKSAYFIPGQRGVEALTGVVAQGADVSVLTNSLATTDVLAVHSSYAPYRVPLLKGGVKLWELQPMAAKQSRPNTFISESVASLHAKSFVFDRYKLFIGSINIDPRSIELNTEAGVMVYQKELSEKLAELFQRWTEDDYAFELRLGQGDRLEWHTKDQTWTSEPEAGRTRRFMSWMLDWLPIEDQL
- the cls gene encoding cardiolipin synthase, whose protein sequence is MDNLQNIIGLVIAVLYWLLTAAVTIRVVIFRRPVSGTLAWLLVIYILPLVGAILYLLLGELSMGRKRAARAQAMIEPYLDNLNSRFCNDDIPLPGGHLAYAVHQILAARMGLGTLGYSNMQVLASPDTIFSSLISDIQSATESIRIETYIWHLGGRADEVARQLIEASQRGVKVSLLIDHAGSRQFFRSKWRNKMIKAGIEVVPAMPVKLLRALVQRIDLRMHRKVLIIDDRIAYTGSMNMADPLLFKRKSKSAPWIDVMLRLDGQAATGLAKVFAWDWEVETGQRNLPDYYPAPDACNSWLSIIPSGPGVGEDMIGQAVLSSIYRANRSIVISTPYFVPSEAIFDALCQAARRGVAVTVLLPKRVDSLMVHWASRSYFELLLEAGADIKQFDGGLLHTKAMLMDDELALVGSLNLDIRSLQLNFELTVALFGKESCAGIKSLLESYAAASQSVERTEWQQRGRPARMLERSMFFMSPLL